The Tripterygium wilfordii isolate XIE 37 chromosome 18, ASM1340144v1, whole genome shotgun sequence nucleotide sequence AGCCTTAAAGTTAATATCAAATATAAAATTTGTAATAATTTTTAAGATGAACTTAAAAATTTTATGATTAAAATAACTTATATTAAAAGTGCACCCCGGAAGACTGCACAGGTCCTCCCCGGATCATACCCGATAGACCCGAGTCTCGTCCCTCCTGTTTATCAAATCTCTATTCTCTCACATAGATCGGATCTCAAACTTTCTTTAATTCTCACTTCCCCAAAGATCATATCAACCGTGACGCTTTGTTCTTCTATTCGAGAACCTCACTCAATCCAGTGAAGCTAACAACAGCAATGTCGCACATCTTGCACCAGAGACCCCTCCACAACACACTCTTCTCAAGCCCCTACCCGACCTCTCCGCGCTCCTCCTCACCTTCTCAAAGACCGATCTCAATCTTGAGCCGGACAGGCCTCGTCGTGTTGTTGTCTCTCATGGTGGCGCTCGGTGTTCTCCTGCCATGGATGGGGATGCCCCAGGGAATTTTCTCCGTTACCAGACCTTCTATGACGAAATGGCGCGCCTACACTCTGCCCCAAGCGGCGTCATTTGTCGCCAAGAACGGGACCGTCATCGTCTGTGCTGTGAGTGAGCCGTATTTGCCCTTCTTGAACAATTGGTTGATCAGTATTTCCAGGCAAAAACACCAAGACAAGGTGCTTGTTATTGCTGAGGATTATGCGACTTTGTATAAGGTCAATCAGAGGTGGCCTGGCCATGCTGTGCTTGTGCCGCCCGCTCCCGATTCCCAGACAGCGCATAAGTTTGGCTCTCAGGTACTGTGGGGCGTTTTTGGCCTGGTTATTTCAAGTTATTGAACTATGACGTGAACTGTTAAGCCTGTGATCTCCAGCGGTTACAAGATCGATGCCAAGTTGTAGCATGTTTTCTTTAACTTCTGATTGAAACTGCAAAGATGATGTGAACACTCTTTTCACTTTAAGGGAATTTCTATCTAAGAGTATACGCTTCTAAAAGtatcttgatttgttttctaAGAGTATTAATTTTCAAATATCTCAGTTGTATATTATGATTTACATTGTTAAAATTTACAGTATAGACCTTTTGAAAGGATCATAAGTTTGTTTTTTTGTATAGggattcttcaattttacatcccGAAGACCTCGCCACCTCCTGCACATTTTGGAGCTTGGGTATAATGTTATGTACAATGATGTCGATATGGTTTGGTTGCAAGATCC carries:
- the LOC119983592 gene encoding UDP-D-xylose:L-fucose alpha-1,3-D-xylosyltransferase MGP4, producing the protein MSHILHQRPLHNTLFSSPYPTSPRSSSPSQRPISILSRTGLVVLLSLMVALGVLLPWMGMPQGIFSVTRPSMTKWRAYTLPQAASFVAKNGTVIVCAVSEPYLPFLNNWLISISRQKHQDKVLVIAEDYATLYKVNQRWPGHAVLVPPAPDSQTAHKFGSQGFFNFTSRRPRHLLHILELGYNVMYNDVDMVWLQDPFPYLQGKHDVYFTDDMAAVKPLNHSHELPPPGKKGRTYICSCMIFLRPTDGAKLILKKWIDEMQAQPWSRAKKANDQPAFNWALMKTAGQVDLYLLPQAAFPTGGLYFKNKTWVQETQGMHVIIHNNYITGFEKKIKRFQEFGLWLVDKHAQEESPLGRL